A region of Colletotrichum higginsianum IMI 349063 chromosome 10, whole genome shotgun sequence DNA encodes the following proteins:
- a CDS encoding Gamma-butyrobetaine hydroxylase: MQAVQAHVAARAISPRNVIFSPRRLLSTTQPWISKKSPRARRQGAQVLTLSWSTPASPAHETTAPRFYSSTQARNALASEKTEQKLSAAQRSSRVPIVVNGETVEFSAILLRDSCQCPLCVHESTNQRLFSTADIPSDIQARTIETDAATDSVNITWERDAAGYTTQHTTKIELAALRELSRSSCPPGAYQTAPPQRLWTQKALNLPDYDYNTYMQDDSMLYDVINQLRIDGLAFVNNVPGTEEALATIATRIGPVKDTFYGYTWDGMRTLPNPDFPSSFGPQLTSMAVRTVPEAINAAYTSHDLGFHTDLLYFEQPPHIQLLHCVQSASTGGASVFADAYRAAVDLFHMDLDAFDTLATVPVNYHYNHPDSNVYRTTKPAVDLRPLRIGDTVYTHLQDYIKDWSQLSSRQGGPEWTEAMLVDCMDKINWGPPFLAPFSNHEDSKQ, encoded by the exons ATGCAGGCCGTCCAAGCTCACGTCGCAGCGAGAGCCATCTCACCAAGGAACGTAATCTTTTCACCTCGCCGATTGCTCTCCACCACGCAGCCCTGGATAAGCAAAAAGAGCCCGAGAGCCAGACGTCAGGGAGCGCAGGTTCTGACG CTATCATGGAGCACACCGGCAAGCCCAGCGCACGAGACTACCGCTCCACGTTTCTACTCGTCGACGCAAGCTAGGAATGCTCTTGCCTCGGAAAAGACTGAGCAGAAGCTTTCGGCTGCTCAAAGGTCTTCCAGGGTGCCCATTGTGGTTAATGGAGAGACAGTTGAATTTTCGGCCATTCTCTTGAGAGATTCCTGTCAATGCCCGTTGTGCGTGCACGAGTCGACGAACCAGAGGCTTTTTTCGACTGCCGACATTCCCAGCGATATCCAGGCCCGGACTATCGAGACGGATGCTGCCACAGACTCCGTGAATATCACATGGGAGAGGGATGCAGCCGGGTACACGACCCAACATACTACAAAGATTGAACTGGCAGCGTTGAGAGAACTCAGTCGCTCAAGTTGTCCTCCTGGGGCTTACCAGACGGCTCCGCCGCAAAGGTTGTGGACTCAGAAGGCTCTTAACCTGCCGGACTATGACTACAACACGTATATGCAAGACGACAGCATGTTATACGACGTAATCAATCAGCTACGAATCGATGGTCTAGCTTTTGTTAACAACGTTCCCGGCACCGAAGAGGCCCTCGCTACAATCGCAACCCGCATCGGACCTGTCAAGGATACATTCTACGGCTACACCTGGGACGGTATGCGCACCTTGCCTAACCCTGATTTTCCGTCCTCTTTCGGCCCTCAGCTAACGTCCATGGCAGTCCGCACCGTTCCCGAGGCAATCAACGCCGCGTACACTTCGCACGACCTAGGCTTCCACACGGACCTGTTGTATTTTGAGCAACCGCCACACATCCAACTTCTACACTGTGTCCAGTCTGCATCGACAGGCGGGGCCAGTGTATTTGCAGATGCTTACAGAGCCGCGGTGGACCTGTTCCACATGGACCTGGACGCGTTCGACACTCTTGCGACGGTCCCGGTTAACTACCACTACAACCATCCAGACTCCAATGTTTACCGCACAACCAAGCCGGCTGTTGATTTGCGACCCCTCCGGATTGGCGACACCGTCTACACCCATCTTCAGGACTACATCAAGGACTGGAGCCAGCTTTCTAGCCGCCAAGGTGGACCTGAATGGACGGAAGCTATGCTTGTTGATTGCATGGACAAAATCAACTGGGGCCCTCCGTTCCTTGCACCGTTTTCCAACCACGAGGACTCGAAGCAATGA
- a CDS encoding Alpha glucoside transporter has protein sequence MRGVDEVQQVENSGLNWTSYLVRELASGWKATTWHLGIRKYQTIGSNDQSSATYLSIDRSPSSSNPFPFPFPLPTPLSPVANSQYAPRPPSTDTMAEKTQSRSVDHAEYGAYRPDIPLIEAAAAMSEEENKLPRKELFRRYWPAATYSMLLSLALVMEGMDVGLINNFFGHPAYQKKFGYLVSTNPDKYRVSASWQAAIGNGNNLGSIIGLLLNGWLQSRFGSRRVYMGAMAAMGATIFMLFFAVNVQMLFAANILCGIPWGIFQTLTTAYAAEICPAAMRGYLTAWVSMCWGAGSFLATVILRASLGLKGDLGWKIPYAMQWVWIIPLFIVGFAAPESPWYLIRLGRIDDAEKSLRRLARKNHYTDQSMAETLALMKHTNEMEKIESAGATYKDCFHGTNLRRTVIICMAWVIQILNGQSICSYAVIFLQTAGMDVNQSFNFNMGIQSVNIFSTAVAIVLMGTIGRRIFFFFGSSFIGFLMLIIGILGSVPASKTSVGLGVAVIMILTNMTFKVSLGPTTYTIVGETSSSRVRAQTIVLGRAVYVVGQIVIQQLNPRMLNEAPAGGWGWGAKSGFLYFGLCCVWAVWIFFFLPETKNRTFAELDYLFQKRVPARQFSTHPVDLFELTGGEGTKKLDDEHLEKNVSEIREERHI, from the exons ATGCGGggggtcgacgaggtccaACAAGTCGAAAACTCGGGGTTGAATTGGACGAGTTATCTAGTCAGAGAGTTGGCAAGTGGTTGGAAAGCGACAACTTGGCACCTTGGCATTCGCAAATACCAGACCATCGGGTCCAACGACCAGAGCAGCGCGACGTATTTATCTATCGATCgttccccctcctcctcgaacccttttccttttcctttcccctTACCGACGCCGCTCTCTCCCGTCGCCAACTCTCAGTACGCTCCCCGACCCCCAAGTACCGACACAATGGCCGAAAAGACGCAAAGCAGGTCCGTCGACCATGCCGAATATGGGGCCTACAGACCCGACATCCCcctcatcgaggccgccgcggccatgagcgaggaggagaacaAGCTTCCTCGCAAAGAACTCTTTAGGCGCTACTGGCCGGCCGCCACATACAGCATGCTCCTCAGTCTGGCTCTCGTCATGGAGGGCATGGATGTTGGCCTCATCAACAACTTCTTTGGCCACCCTGCCTACCAAAAGAAGTTTGGCTACCTGGTCTCGACCAACCCGGACAAATACCGCGTCTCTGCCTCGTGGCAGGCCGCCATtggcaacggcaacaacTTGGGCAGCATCATCGGTCTCTTGCTCAACGGATGGCTGCAGTCCCGCTTCGGCTCCCGCAGGGTGTACATGGGTgccatggccgccatggGCGCCACCATCTTCATGCTGTTCTTCGCCGTCAACGTTCAGATGCTCTTTGCTGCCAACATCCTGTGCGGTATCCCCTGGGGTATCTTCCAAACCCTCACCACCGcctacgccgccgagatTTGCCCTGCTGCCATGCGTGGATACCTCACCGCCTGGGTATCGATGTGCTGGGGTGCCGGCTCGTTCTTGGCCACCGTCATCCTTCGCGCCTCCCTGGGCCTCAAGGGTGATCTCGGCTGGAAGATCCCCTACGCTATGCAGTGGGTTTGGATCATTCCGCTCTTCATCGTTGGCTTTGCTGCCCCTGAGAGTCCCTGGTACCTGATCCGCTTGGGTCGCATTGATGACGCCGAGAAGTCTCTCCGCCGCCTGGCGCGCAAGAACCACTACACCGACCAGTCCATGGCCGAGACTTTGGCTCTGATGAAGCACACCAACGAAATGGAGAAGATCGAGTCCGCAGGCGCCACCTACAAGGACTGTTTCCACGGAACCAATCTGCGCCGAACCGTCATCATCTGCATGGCCTGGGTCATCCAGATTCTCAACGGTCAATCCATCTGCTCCTACGCTGTCATCTTCCTTCAAACAGCTGGCATGGATGTCAACCAGTCTTTCAACTTCAACATGGGTATCCAATCCGTCAACATTTTCAGCACGGCCGTCGCTATTGTCTTGATGGGCACCATTGGACGCcgcatcttcttcttcttcggaTCCTCATTCATCGGATTTCTCATGCTGATCATCGGTATTCTTGGGTCGGTCCCCGCCTCGAAGACCAGCGTCGGCCTTGGTGTAGCGGTCATCATGATCCTCACCAACATGACCTTCAAGGTGTCGCTGGGCCCGACGACCTACACCATTGTGGGAGAGACCTCTTCCAGTCGTGTCCGTGCGCAGACCATCGTCCTTGGTCGTGCCGTCTACGTCGTGGGTCAGATCGTCATCCAGCAGCTCAACCCGCGCATGCTGAACGAAGCGCCCGCCGGAGGCTGGGGCTGGGGCGCCAAGTCTGGTTTCTTGTACTTCGGACTGTGCTGTGTCTGGGCCGTCtggatcttcttcttcctgcccgAGACCAAGAACCGCACCTTTGCTGAGCTGGACTACTTGTTCCAGAAGAGGGTTCCTGCCCGTCAGTTCAGCACTCACCCCGTTGACC TTTTCGAACTCACCGGAGGCGAAGGCACCAAGAAGCTTGACGACGAGCATCTCGAGAAGAACGTCAGTGAGATCCGAGAGGAAAGGCACATTTGA
- a CDS encoding Class II aldolase/adducin domain-containing protein, which produces MSATQSETATVAQTVRSSEAQQAGKTPLQLLSQGTCLPGIPQHPTFAAHRQWLLEQMALAFRVFARKGYTDGLAGHISVRDPENPHTFWTNPLAVHFGLLKASDMILVDYAGKPIGGNMSRPANAAGFLIHSAVHRARPDVIAACHTHSPHGMARSAFGRPLEMITQDAAYLYGDAQAVYQDFGGVVLTEEEGDVLVPRPRGKGMILQNHGLLTVGTTVEEACFLMTLMERACQCQLLAEAAAANGLRKVLVPDASAKYTFENSSDPETLYWEGRPDLQYEEHKS; this is translated from the exons ATGTCGGCGACACAGTCTGAGACGGCCACCGTGGCCCAAACCGTGCGGTCAAGTGAAGCCCAGCAGGCCGGAAAGACGCCTCTGCAACTGCTCTCTCAGGGGACTTGTCTTCCAGGCATTCCACAACACCCTACCTTTGCTGCACACAGACAGTGGCTGCTAGAGCAGATGGCACTCGCTTTCCGTGTTTTCGCACGCAAGGGGTACACCGATGGGTTGGCTGGTCACATTTCTGTGCGAGACCCGGAAAACCCACACACATTTTGGACC AATCCCTTGGCTGTGCACTTTGGCCTCTTGAAAGCGAGTGACATGATTCTGGTCGACTACGCAGGCAAGCCGATCGGCG GGAACATGAGTCGGCCAGCAAACGCCGCTGGCTTCTTGATCCACAGCGCTGTGCACAGGGCTCGACCAGACGTCATTGCTGCCTGCCATACTCATAGTCCTCACGGTATGGCACGGAGTGCTTTCGGACGCCCTCTTGAAATGATTACTCAAGATGCTGCCTACTTGTACGGTGATGCCCAGGCGGTGTACCAG GACTTTGGAGGCGTCGTGCTCACAGAGGAGGAAGGTGACGTATTGGTGCCGC GACCGAGAGGCAAGGGCATGATTCTGCAAAATCATGGACTCCTGACCGTTGGGACGACGGTTGAAGAGGCATGCTTTTTGATGACTCTCATGGAGCGTGCTTGTCAATGTCAGCTACTTGCCGAAGCTGCAGCGGCAAATGGATTGCGCAAGGTCCTCGTTCCCGATGCGAGCGCAAAGTACACATTCGAAAATTCGAGTGATCCGGAAACCCTCTACTGGGAGGGACGGCCAGACTTGCAGTACGAGGAACACAAGTCATAG
- a CDS encoding C6 zinc finger domain containing protein has protein sequence MLRGLSSKSLENPVTSDPSPPCHDMVTTRSTSAQGAGSGSIKRTRKQNGKSRQGCSQCKTRRIKCDENQPACTNCVKIGVQCPGFEQQLRWSNKHEQLSTVSFVEARRDRPGHCNAPPTEARMTEPEHISPTDQETNDPSSLDTALSSVLESGLLSLDARPDISLLVPTIRLPTAHDNAVAI, from the exons ATGTTGCGGGGTTTGTCATCCAAGTCCCTTGAAAACCCTGTGACCTCCGACCCTTCCCCCCCATGCCACGACATGGTGACAACACGCTCAACATCTGCCCAAGGGGCTGGTTCGGGCTCAATCAAGCGTACCCGTAAACAGAACGGCAAGTCACGGCAGGGCTGTTCACAATGCAAGACCAGACGA ATCAAATGCGATGAGAATCAACCAGCATGTACGAATTGCGTGAAAATTGGGGTTCAGTGTCCCGGATTTGAGCAGCAGCTGCGCTGGTCGAACAAGCACGAACAACTCTCCACGGTATCCTTCGTCGAGGCACGTCGAGATCGACCAGGCCATTGCAACGCTCCCCCCACGGAAGCTCGGATGACTGAACCTGAGCACATCAGCCCAACGGATCAAGAGACGAATGACCCAAGTTCCCTCGATACTGCTTTATCTAGTGTACTCGAATCCGGCCTCTTATCTCTTGACGCTAGGCCGGACATCTCACTCTTGGTTCCCACAATCCGACTACCAACAGCCCACGACAATGCGGTAGCTATTTGA
- a CDS encoding Major facilitator superfamily transporter gives MATANKISDPTDADASGEKASWPQNSDSSSARIETVEDASHVYRASVDKATERAVLRKLDYRIVPMVMWVYLMNMMDRGNARLFGLEDDLNLGKGQFQLAVSVLFVTYCLFEAPSNMIIKRLQPARYLAGLTIAWGFVATFSAFVNNFASLVACRLLLGLFEAGFFPGVVLYLSMFYSRRSLALRIAYFYGTAAASGVAGGLVAYGISFMDGDHGWRAWRWIILINGLPTIVTGIIIPFVLPNSPETAKFLTDEDKVNLVRIHESEVGSARNLREMEWSDVKDGLKDWTTWAYCFALFPMLTMLYSFVVFLPTIIHDLGQWTATEVQAMTVPVYAVGAIVYITCARLSDLTQRRGYFIMGSIVSSMAGYGMLIAEKGSAVSYAGTFFVSIGIFVSAGISFAWVPTNNPRYGKRAISTGLHLTIGNSSGVASPFLFQGSFVPGYAASIGMLGFSLCLNVLLHLHFKRQNRLRNEGKFDYLLEGKTEEEIEAMGEKSPRFRFAT, from the exons ATGGCGACTGCTAACAAGATTTCCGATCCCACCGATGCGGACGCGTCTGGAGAAAAGGCCTCTTGGCCTCAGAACTCCGATTCGTCTTCTGCCAGGATCGAAACGGTGGAAGATGCATCCCATGTATACCGCGCATCCGTCGACAAAGCAACCGAGCGGGCCGTCTTGAGAAAGTTGGACTACCGCATAGTACCCATGGTGATGTGGGTTTATCTCATGAACATGATGGATCGAG GGAACGCTCGGCTTTTTGGCCTGGAAGATGACTTGAACTTGGGTAAGGGCCAGTTTCAGCTGGCAGTGTCTGTTCTGTTCGTCACTTACTGC CTGTTCGAGGCCCCATCCAACATGATTATCAAACGACTCCAGCCTGCCCGCTATCTTGCCGGCCTTACCATCGCCTGGGGGTTTGTCGCGACGTTCAGCGCGTTTGTAAACAACTTTGCGTCCCTCGTCGCTTGCCGTCTGTTGCTTGGACTCTTCGAAGCTGGTTTCTTTCCCGGCGTTGTCCTCTACCTATCCATGTTCTACAGCCGCCGCAGCCTGGCTTTGCGCATTGCCTATTTCTACGGGACAGCTGCTGCTTCTGGTGTTGCTGGTGGCCTTGTAGCGTATGGCATCAGCTTCATGGACGGAGATCATGGATGGCGCGCCTGGAGGTGGATCATTCTTATAAACGGGCTCCCGACCATTGTCACAGGCATCATCATTCCATTCGTCTTGCCCAACAGCCCGGAAACCGCCAAGTTCCTTACCGATGAGGACAAGGTCAACTTGGTTCGCATCCACGAATCCGAAGTCGGCAGTGCCAGAAATCTACGCGAGATGGAGTGGTCTGACGTCAAAGATGGTCTCAAGGACTGGACCACGTGGGCATATTGCTTCGCGCTGTTTCCGATGCTCACGATGCTCTACTCGTTTGTGGTGTTCCTCCCGACCATCATCCATGACCTGGGACAATGGACCGCTACGGAGGTGCAGGCCATGACTGTCCCGGTCTACGCAGTTGGTGCCATCGTCTACATCACCTGCGCTCGTTTAAGCGACCTCACGCAGCGCCGAGGATACTTTATCATGGGATCTATCGTGTCATCTATGGCCGGATACGGCATGCTTATTGCAGAAAAGGGGTCGGCCGTTTCGTACGCTGGCACCTTCTTCGTGTCGATCGGCATATTTGTTTCGGCAGGCATCTCTTTTGCCTGGGTTCCGACCAACAACCCACGCTATGGTAAAAGGGCGATCTCCACAGGCTTACATCTGACAATCGGCAACTCCTCTGGGGTCgcttctccttttctctttcaGGGCTCCTTCGTTCCGGGATACGCTGCCAGCATAGGAATGCTAGGTTTCTCCCTCTGTCTCAACGTTTTGCTCCACTTGCACTTCAAGAGGCAGAACAGACTTCGGAATGAAGGGAAGTTTGACTACCTGTTGGAAGGCAAAACAGAGGAGGAAATTGAGGCCATGGGAGAGAAAAGCCCCAGGTTTCGCTTTGCCACCTGA